The genomic window CAGAACCACTCCGGCAGACATGGTCAGTTTTTTACGCTCACTTGCCAAACCGACTCGGCGCAAAAGTTCGGGTGATTGATCTTCGAATTCTTGCAAAATCTGCTGCGCTACGGGAATGGCAATATCGGCAGCGGTAAACAGCATCAAATCGTCGCCGCCGATTAAAACGATTTCAAATGGAGCGACCTCGCGGCGTGGCTTGCCATGCTTTGCTAAAGCAGAATAAGTCAAATCTCTAACGAGGTGTTGCAAACCATCAGAATATTCGCCATAAGTCGATTTGCGTGGTAGTTTTTCCAATAAACTACCCATGTCGTTGCCATCAATAGCGATGAATCCGATATAATTAGGAGGCCGCGAAACCTCTCCGATAGCATTCAAATCTTTCGGGAGATTCCTTATGTCCCATATCTTCTCAGCCTCTTCATTAGCTTTTTTCATAAATCTACGATATTGAGCGGCTTTATCTTCGTGGCCCTCTTCACGTTTTGTAAAACAACTTATACATAACAGATCGCCGTCATCTTTCGCTCTCTTGCTTGCCGGGTATTGCCCGCAGGAATCACATAAGCGAAAGTATGGCTCGGTTGGAAGGAAGACTAAATCGGCTTTGCGCGATTTGACGCGACGCAAGTTTTCGCCGGCTTCACGCATGCGCCTACCAAACGATTGCTTCTGTTGTGGGTCGGTTTGCTTTTCCGGCTCGAGAGAAATCCCAGTTATCGACGCAGTATGGGTCGCCTCGCGAAACTTTTTTTCCAGGTTAAAAATGATTTGCTTGGCCTGCTCTGGTTTTTCAACCAATGCCGAAGCGCCGCCGCCAGCCGAATAGACAACATCCGCGCCGAGCCCTTTCAATTCTGATTCTCTGTTCTTGTCAAGCTCAACGAGAATCGCGCTCGCCCCACGAATCTCTTTCAGGCGGTTAGTGGCAAACAAATACTCTTTAATACGATCCGTATCGAAAGAGACCAGATAGCTGTTCCATTCATCAAGCATGTTTGTGCTCCTTATTTTGAAATAATTGGTACACTATGGGCAAAATAATATAATAAAAATTTTCAGCCTCCGCATGAGTCATTTGACTCATTTTTCATCTGCAACCAATTCCTCCTGCAGCAAAAACACCTGCGGCAACTCGGCGATCACCACCTGCTGGTCATTGGGCACGTCGTAAATATCGCCTGAAGATAAATCATCAGGCTGAGAAATGCAAGCACCATAAATGGCGCTAAAACCCGAGGATGTTTTAACATCCTTGCACATCTTAGCCCCGTGATTTATCGCGGGGCGATCGTGGACAATGTGTATCCAGCCAAAATACCGGCGCCTGCTCGACAATCACTACGGCGCGGTTGGTGGGCATATCGTTGCAAAACGCCGCCGAACGATAAATCATCCGGCTAAAAAATGCAAGCACCATAAATGGCGCTAAAACCCGAAGGCGCTTTAGCGTCCTTACACAACTCAGCCCCGTGATTTATCGCGGGGCGATATCGCGGGACGAAATTCACCCTCCCGTCTCCGAACCATCATAATACACCACCACCCCATCCTCCTCCTCGCTCCATTTTTCCATGGCCTCGTGGGTTGTCTGCTGTTGGTGATGCTCTTTCTGATTGCGCGCGTAGGCAATCACCGTCGGCAAATTTTTATCGCCGAACGAGAGCACGCCATAACCGCGTTGCCAATCAAATTCACCGGGGTGTTTCAACACGTGCGTCACCCAGTGTGAGCTCGCGCCTTTGAGCTTGCCGATAAATTCGGCGACGGCATATTTCGGCGGCAATGAAAATACGACGTGCGTGTGATCTTCGATGCCGCCAACCTCGTGCATGATCGCACCCAATTCCAGGCCCTTGCCGAGCAGATATTTGTAGAGCTCCGGCTCCAATTCCGGCGTGATCAATGGCGCGCGATTTTTGCACGACCAGATCCCGTGATAATGCAATCGCCAATAGGGCATGGTAGCCTCCTTTCTGGTTAGGATAGTTCCAACGATCGCCCCGTGATCAATCACGGCGCTAAAATATGCAAGCGCCATAAATGGCGCTAAAACTCGAGGGCGCTTTAGCGTCCTTTCATTTCTTAGCCCCATGATTTATCTTGGGGCGAATTTTGGGGCGAATTAACAAAAACACCGGCGCCAATTCCGCAATCACCACCGCGCGGTCGGTCGGGATGTCGTCGCGGAAGCCGAGAAACTCGTGAAGCTTATCGTAAACATGGCTGAGGTGATTGCCGACAGTACGCACGCTGCGATGCAAACGCTCGGCAATGGCTTCATTGCTCAGGCCTTCGCGCACCAACAGCTCAACCACCTCGCGCTCGGCGCGCGTCAACGTGCGTTCGACAAATTCGCGTTTGCGCCGATAAGCTTCTTGTCGCCACAGTTGCTGCTGCTTTGTCAGGGCTTGCCACGGATCTTCCGCCAACGCCAATGGAGTCATCACCGGTGGCACCGGGCTCCAGTGGAAAACAGGAATGGGAATGAGCTTGACGTCATCACCCTCATGCGCCAGCATGCGTTTCTTTTCCAGCACCTCGCCGAAGGAAAGCAAATACCAAAGGTGATCGTTATCATCAAAAAGCAATTGCGCCACGGTTACGCCATAGGCGGACATGATCTTGCGGCCGCCAGCTATGCACAGATGCACGGCTTTGCCGGCCAGTTTGCTCTTCAGCACGGTTCGATACAGTGTCTCGAAAACCGCTTCCAAATCTTCTTCGGTCACGGTATCGGCAACTGGATATTCCCCGCCAACCACGACAAATTGGAGTCGCAAGTCCGGTTCAGCCATTTGCTCAAAAAAATCCGTGAGCTTCGCCAGCGCCGTGCGTGTCGGCTCATTTTCCGGGGCCGTATGCACGACGACGATCTCATTGACCCAGTAGCCCTCGTCCTGTAACTTCTGCCAAGTTAATGAAACGACCTGCGCCTCGGAACCGAGGGTGGCGATGAGGGTGGAGCTTTGGGATGATGGATTAAGCATGGTTTATATACCGATTTCTGATTGCAGATTGTGAAAATTTTAATAAAAAAATCAAATGCTTTTTCGAGCCGTAAATCCACTGCAGATTTCCAGGTGTTTTCTGCCATCGGCGGTTGAGCGTCTTGGCGCAACACATCCGTGGGGCACGCTCATTTTTATTTTCAAAGAAAAACTTGACTTTTCCTCAAAAAAGCTATATCTTTTATTGAGCGATAAGACCACTGCAGATTTCCAGGGTGTTCCCTACCATCGGATGGCTACAGCCCTGGAAGCACGAATCTGCAGGGCACGCTCATTTTTATTTTATGGGTATTGCTTGTCGTATTTCAACCTGCTAGAAAACATATCAAGCCATTCAGTATCTCCACTTTCGTATTTTTTAAAAATCCCCCAAGAAAAGACGTCTACAGCTTGAAGACCATGATTCGCAACCGATGAAAGGTGATCAATCTCGATGGGAATTTGAGGATCCAATCTTCCCAATAGTTGATTGATCACAGAAGAATTGAATGCCAATATTTGTTCCTTGTTCTTGCTTTTGTCGATAATCAAATTAATGCGTGTCTGCGCAAACTCAAAAGGGATTGCTTCAAGTACCAACCTTGAGATATAATTGTAGACACGATGTTTTTCTCCTGCTGACCTATCCAATATCTGCCGCTTATTGAGTGTGACAGAATATAGGTTAAAAGGAATTTTAGCCAACTGATTGTAAAAATATTCCTTGACTGCAATGGATGTTCTATAGCCTTTGAGTTCTGTGACGATTCTATGCCTTTTCCCGCCGGGATTTAGCTTTCTATCCAGCGTTCTTCTGACTCCATTGATAAGAGCCCTGTTGTTTTCTATGCCTTCGACAACCATTATTGTGACCGTAAAAAAGTTCGACGGCCTTTTGTTGACAAAATCAAACCCTAAATCCCCGCTTTCATCGAGATAAAGATACCACATAAAGCCATTCCTACCGGTTATCGCTTTTACGCCTCAGCTTGACGCTACAACTACTTGCTGTTTTCTTTTTGCTGTTTGAAGTTTGCCTCTATTTTGCCATTCCCAAACACGCATCCCTTGCCCACATGCACCACCTCGCACGTGCGCAGTAAATCTACAAACGGGGACAAGTCTCCTTCCAAAACCATTTCGCCGACGAAGCCGCCCATCAGCATTTCGGTCTTCTGGCGGTTGCTGCGGCGCTCCCAATCCATCCAACGCAAGTCGCGATGCACAATTTTCACGGCATCAGCAGCAACCAATAATGGGTGAAATTCCCAATCAATTGCGACGCCGGGCACGTGAAAATGCGCCAGCTCAAGCACGCGTCGGATCATTTTGAACACGAGCATGCGGAAGGAGAAGTCGATGGTGAGGGTGTTGTTGAATTTCAGGCGGGTGGGGGTCAAAAAGCGCAAGTGGCAAGTGGCAAGTGACAAAGCCGAATTGGTTATGTGGCTGGTTGTTAGCAATTGCGGAGTTGGGGTTTCGAGCAGGCGTTTGGTTGCGCCATCGTACAGCAACCGCCATTCATCCTCGATTTCCTGTTCACTTGCGAGTTGCAACTTCTCATTTGCTGTTTTCTGTTTGTTTTTTTCTGTTTGCTCTTTGCTTTTTGCAACTTGCCACTTGCCATTTGCAACTTGCCACTTCTTACTTGCAACTTGCGCCTTCTCAATTGCCTTTTGCCACAAGACTTTGTCTAACTGGAAAGGAATTCGCTTGAAACCCAAGCCCGACTCCGCCATCTGTGAAACCGCAAAAATGGCGAAGGGATGCAGTTCAGTTGCCCGGCCGATGAGAATGAGATCGAATCGCAGGGATTCACCGGGACGGTAGAGACGTTGCTCATCGAAGGGCTCGAAGATGTAGGGCCGCGGCGCGGTGGGCAGGCCGCGTAAGAAGCGCGGCACCGGCTCGTCGGGTTCGATTAGAGTTTCGAAGAGTCGGGGATGGACGCATTGCTTGCGCAGCATGCAGGTGGGACAGGGCTGCTGCGGGCCCATGACACACACAGTGCGGCGCAAGGCGTGGCCAAAGGCGCCGCGCAGCAAGGAGCCTTTAAAAGAGGGCAGAAAGGCCTCTTGCCGGGGGACGAGGCTAAAGCGCAGCCGCAAGCACGGAAGGGGCGGCAAAGAATAAGCCCCATGGCCGGGGATACTTAATTGAATAAAGGACATTTTCTGCAAGAAACACGATGCTCGTATCCGATATTTGTTTTTTCTCCACACGCAATGCCCCGCCTCAGACACCATACCCAGCACAGCGCTATTTTAATGGGGCCAGCCAAGCATGAGGCGAGTTCCACGCGCAAGCCAGCCCGCAAAGAATGGCAGGATGATAAAAAAACAGCGGTGAAATAATAAAAAACTGGAAGCTTGAAATCAAGAAAAATTTTACGCAATAAAATTGGTGGGGGCGCTCGTGGTCTCCGATGGCGGTCTGACGGTTTGACCGTTGAACAGTTTAACCGTCCAACGGTCAAACCGCTTTTCTCACCGCCGTTCCGCCGCGCTGTTGCCGCGCAGGCGCAGCATCAGCCGGTTGTCCTCGGACAGCCAAGTCGGCGGTTGTTGAAGGCGGCCGTAGAGATCGAACACCACCCAGGTGCTGCGCTCGTTGGGGTGATAGGCCATGCGCGCTTGCTGGAAATTTCCCTGATTGAGCGCGATGGTTTTGGGATCGGGAATGTAAACGTTGGGGAATTTCAAAATCAGGCGCGGCGGATTATCCACGAAGCTGGTGGTATAATTGAGCCGGCCGTTGCCGACCACCGACACCGTGGAGTCGCCGACGATCTGAACGGTTTGAATCTTCGAGCCTTCCGGCACCACCGGCTGGTTGCCGCCGGTGTAAAGATAAAACTCGACGCGGCGGTTGCGGAAGCGCGAGGCCTCGGTGTTGTTGTCGGTGAGTGGCTTCCATTCGCCGTAGGGCACGGGCATGAAAAACCGGTCGCTGCCGATGCCGTGGCGGGTGAGAAAATCCATGACGCTGTTCATCCGCGC from candidate division KSB1 bacterium includes these protein-coding regions:
- the cas6 gene encoding CRISPR system precrRNA processing endoribonuclease RAMP protein Cas6; amino-acid sequence: MSFIQLSIPGHGAYSLPPLPCLRLRFSLVPRQEAFLPSFKGSLLRGAFGHALRRTVCVMGPQQPCPTCMLRKQCVHPRLFETLIEPDEPVPRFLRGLPTAPRPYIFEPFDEQRLYRPGESLRFDLILIGRATELHPFAIFAVSQMAESGLGFKRIPFQLDKVLWQKAIEKAQVASKKWQVANGKWQVAKSKEQTEKNKQKTANEKLQLASEQEIEDEWRLLYDGATKRLLETPTPQLLTTSHITNSALSLATCHLRFLTPTRLKFNNTLTIDFSFRMLVFKMIRRVLELAHFHVPGVAIDWEFHPLLVAADAVKIVHRDLRWMDWERRSNRQKTEMLMGGFVGEMVLEGDLSPFVDLLRTCEVVHVGKGCVFGNGKIEANFKQQKENSK
- the tnpA gene encoding IS200/IS605 family transposase, whose product is MPYWRLHYHGIWSCKNRAPLITPELEPELYKYLLGKGLELGAIMHEVGGIEDHTHVVFSLPPKYAVAEFIGKLKGASSHWVTHVLKHPGEFDWQRGYGVLSFGDKNLPTVIAYARNQKEHHQQQTTHEAMEKWSEEEDGVVVYYDGSETGG
- a CDS encoding DUF3800 domain-containing protein, yielding MWYLYLDESGDLGFDFVNKRPSNFFTVTIMVVEGIENNRALINGVRRTLDRKLNPGGKRHRIVTELKGYRTSIAVKEYFYNQLAKIPFNLYSVTLNKRQILDRSAGEKHRVYNYISRLVLEAIPFEFAQTRINLIIDKSKNKEQILAFNSSVINQLLGRLDPQIPIEIDHLSSVANHGLQAVDVFSWGIFKKYESGDTEWLDMFSSRLKYDKQYP
- a CDS encoding CRISPR-associated ring nuclease, with translation MLNPSSQSSTLIATLGSEAQVVSLTWQKLQDEGYWVNEIVVVHTAPENEPTRTALAKLTDFFEQMAEPDLRLQFVVVGGEYPVADTVTEEDLEAVFETLYRTVLKSKLAGKAVHLCIAGGRKIMSAYGVTVAQLLFDDNDHLWYLLSFGEVLEKKRMLAHEGDDVKLIPIPVFHWSPVPPVMTPLALAEDPWQALTKQQQLWRQEAYRRKREFVERTLTRAEREVVELLVREGLSNEAIAERLHRSVRTVGNHLSHVYDKLHEFLGFRDDIPTDRAVVIAELAPVFLLIRPKIRPKINHGAKK